The Actinocorallia herbida DNA window ACCGACGAGGGCCGCGCCACGCTCGACCCGGCCAAGCGCGCCGACGTGTACGGCAAGGTCCAGGAGCGGGCCATCGAGCTCGGCCTGGTCATCCCCGTCTACACGCCGACCGCCGTCATCGGGCGGGCCAAGGCCGTCAACGGGGTCGCCTACGACGCGAACGCCTGGCCGCTGTTCCAGGGCGCCTGGCTCGCCAAGTGAACCGGCCGACGAAGTGAAGACGCAGGCCCCCGCCCGCCGCGCCCGCGCCCTGCGCGCGGGCGCGGCCCGGCTCGCCGGGGTCGTCGCCGTCCTGTGGGGCGCGGCGACCCTGGCGTTCCTCGCGCTCGCGCTCATCCCCGGCGACCCCGTCACGATCCTGCTCGGCCCGTTCACCACGGCCTCGCAGGAGATCCGCGACCAGATCGCCGCCGACCACGGCCTCGACCGCCCGCTGCACGAGCGGTACCTCGCCTACCTCGGGCGGCTGGTCACCGGGGACCTCGGCGAGTCCTACCAGCTCCAGAAGCCGGTCTCGGCGGTGCTCGGCGAGGCGATCGGCCCGACCGTCGCGCTCGCCCTCACCGCGGTGGTGCTGGCCGTCACCATCGCCATCGTGTCCGCGGTGCTCACCGCGGGCCGCGAAGGCCGCCTGCGCGGGCTCGCCACCGGGTGGGAGCTCATCGCGGTGTCGCTGCCCTCGCACTGGTTCGGCATCCTGCTGCTCACCGCGTTCTCCTTCCAGCTCCAGCTCTTCCCCGTCGTCGGCGGGGTGGGGCCGCAGGCGCTGGTGCTGCCCGCGCTCACCCTCGCGCTGCCGATCGCCGGGGTGCTCGCCCAGGTGCTGCGCGAAGGGCTCGAGGCGGCACTCGCCCAGCCGTTCGCGGTCACCGCGCGGGCCCGCGGGCTGAGCCGTCGCCAGGTCAGGCTCCGGCACGCGCTGCGGCACGCCGCGGCGCCGCTGGCCACCCTCTCGGGCTGGCTCGCCGGGACGCTGCTGGGCGGCGCGGTCATCGTCGAGACGGTGTTCGGCAGGCCCGGCCTCGGCGCGCTGGCGCTCCAGTCCGCGATGAACAAGGACATGCCGGTGCTCATCGGCATCGTCCTGGTGTCGGCGCTGGTCTTCGTGGCCCTGTCGGCGCTCATCGACGCCTTCCATCTCCTGGTCGATCCGAGGCTGCGCCCATGACGAACGTCCTTGCCCGCCCCTCGATCGGGATCACCCGCGCCTCGTTGAGGGTGCGCCGTCCCTCGCTCGTGCTCGCCGTCGCGGTGCTCGTCGTGCTCGCCCTCGCCGCGGCCTTCCCCGGGCTGTTCACCGGGAAGTCGCCCATCGAGGTCGACGCCGCGCTGTCGCTGCGACCGCCCGGTCCCGGGCACTGGTTCGGCACCGACCAGCTCGGCCGCGACCAGTACGCCAGGGTCGTGCACGGGGCCCGCGCGTCGCTGCTCATCGGGATCGGCGCGATCGTCTTCGCGGTCGCCGCCGGAGCCCTGTACGGGCTCGCCTCGGCGCTGCTCGGCCGGGTCGCCGACCGGATCCTGATGGGCCTGACCGACATCCTGCTCGCGCTGCCCCAGCTGCTGCTGGCCCTGCTCGCCCTCGCCGTGCTCGGCTCCGGCCAGGTCAACGTCATGGTCGCGATCTCGCTGGCGTTCCTCCCGGGCTACGCCAGGCTCATGCGCGCCGAAGCCCGGGTCGTCCGGACCTCGGGGTACGTCGAGACCTCGGTGACGCTCGGGCAGGGCCCCGTCGCCCGCGCGTTCCGGCACGTCCTGCCGAACGCGCTGGGACCGCTCCTGATCCTCGCCTCCGCCGGATTCGGCATGTCCCTCATCGCCGCCTCGGGCCTGAGCTTCCTCGGCTTCGGCGCGGAACCGCCCTCTCCCGAGTGGGGCGTCATGCTCTCCGAAGGCCGTGCCCTCCTCCAGTCCGCCTGGTGGCTGGGCGTCTTCCCCGGCGCCGCCATCACCCTCACCGTCGTGGCCGTCACCATCACCGGCCGCGCCGCCCAGGCCCGCTTCACCCGGAGGACCGCAGGATGAGCCCGTTGTTGAGCGTTGACGGACTTGGCGTCGTCTTCCCCGGCGCGGGGCGCGCGCCGGACGTGCACGCGGTGCGGGACGTGTCGTTCACGCTGGACCGGGGCGAGTGCCTGGCGATCGTGGGGGAGTCCGGGTCGGGCAAGAGCGTCACCGCGCGCTCGCTCGTCGGACTCGCCGGGGATCGGGCGCGGGTCTCCGCGCGGACCCTGGAGTTCGACGGGGGCGATCTCACCGGGCTCGGGGAGCGCGGCTGGCGGCGGATCCGGGGCGGGCGGATCGGGCTCGTCCTCCAGGACGCGCTGGTGTCGCTCGATCCGCTGCGCACGGTCGGCGCGGAGATCGCCGAGGCGCTGCTGGCGCACCGGGATCTGCCGCGCGCTGCGGTGCGGGAGGAGGTGCTGCGGCTGCTCGACCGGGCCGGGGTGCCGGAGCCCGAAGTGCGGGCGGGGCAGTATCCGCACCAGTTGTCGGGCGGGCTGCGGCAGCGCGCGCTCATCGCCTCGGCGCTCGCGGGAGACCCGGACCTGCTCATCGCGGACGAGCCGACGACCGCCCTGGACGTCACGGTCCAGGCCCGGGTGCTGGATCTGCTGGAGAAGCTCAAGGACGAGGGGACCGCGCTGCTGCTCATCAGCCACGACCTCGCCGTGGTCTCCCGGCTCGCCGATCGTGTCGCCGTCATGTACGGCGGCCTCCTCGTGGAGGAGGGGCCCACGCGCGAGGTGCTGGACGAGCCCCGGCACCCCTACACGAGGGCGCTCGCCGCGGCCGTGCCTTCGGCCGCCGCGCGCGGGACCCGGCTCGCGCCGCTGCGGCACGCCGGGGAGGCGGCCTCGGCCGACGGCTGCCCGTACGCCGCGCGCTGTGCGCGCGCCGACGCGCTGTGCCGGAGCACCGCGCCACCGCCCGCGCCGCTGCGCTGCCACCATCCGGAGTCCGGGCCGGTACTCCGGGTCGTCGGGCCCGCGGTGTCCCGGGGCGAGGCGGGCGAGCGGCTGCTGACGGTCGAGCACGTGGCGAAGGCGTACGGCGGGAGGCCCGCGGTGAAGGACGCCTCGCTGACGCTGGACCGGGGCGAGGCGCTCGGGATCGTGGGGGAGTCGGGGTCGGGCAAGACCACGCTCGCCCGGATCGTCCTCGGGCTGATCGCGCCGGACTCCGGCACCGTCACGTTCGCGGGGGAACCGTGGAGCGGGCTGCCCGAGCGGCGGCGCAGGCCGCTGCGCCGCCGGATCCAGACGATCGTGCAGGACCCGCTCGGCTCGTTCGACCCGCGCCACGACACGGGCACGCTCCTCGGTGAGGCGCTCGCCCTCGCCGGGGTGCCGCGTGCCGCCCGGAGCGCCCGCGCGGCCGACCTCCTGGACCGGGTCGGGCTGCCCGCCACACTGGTCCGGCGCCGTCCGGCCGAGCTGTCCGGCGGGCAGCGGCAGCGCGTGGCGATCGCGCGGGCGCTGGCGTCGGAGCCCGAACTGCTCGTGTGCGACGAGCCGGTCTCGGCGCTCGACGTCTCGGTCCAGGCCCAGATCCTCGACCTGCTCACCGCGCTGCGCGCCGACCTCTCGCTGGCGCTGCTGTTCATCTCGCACGACCTCGGGGTGATCCAGCACATCAGCGACCGGGTCGCGGTGATGAAGGACGCCGAGATCGTCGAGACCGAGGAGACCGGCCGTCTCCTCGTCGCCCCGGCCCATCCCTACTCCCGCGACCTCTTCGCCGCGGTTCCGTCCCTGGCCGCCGACCCCGCGTGACGGGTGCCGCCGCACGCGGCGGGCGGGGCTCCGGTCACGAGAGGGACGGGACAGGAGCCCCGCCTTTGTCCCGGTTCGGGGATGGACGGTGATCTTCTGCCCGGTCCGTCGCTAGCGTGACCGGGGTGACGGGGACCAAAAGGGTCGAGGGGAAGAAGCGCGCGGTCGTCGATCCGGCGGCGTTCCGGTGGGATCCGCCCGGGGCCGAGGCCGTGTCGGCCGCGCCGGTGTGCGCGCTGCTCGCGCTCACGGGGACGCTCGTGGTCGCGCGGGCCGACGGGGCGGTCGAGGCGGTGCCCGTCGCCGAAGGGCCGGGGGCGCTGCTCGGCCGGCCGCGCGCGCTCCGCCGGAGCGGACCGCCGCTGACCGCGCTCGCCTGGGGGTTCGGCGAGGTGCTCGGCGCGGCGGGGGAGCGGATCGCGCGGATCGGCGCGGACGGCGTCCTGCGCGACGGGCCGGGCCTCGGCGCGCCGATCGGGGCGCTGTGCACCCGGGCCGGGAAGGTCTTCGCGGTGGCGGGCGACGCCGTGCACACCCTGGACCGTGCCGGGGAGGGCTGGGCCGTCGTCCGGCGCACCCCGCTCCCGTTCGACGGCGGCCACGACCTCGACATCGACCGGAACGGGAAGTACGCGCTCGTCTGCCGGAGGCCCCGCGAGGGCGTCGTGGTCGAGCTGGAGACCGG harbors:
- a CDS encoding ABC transporter ATP-binding protein, with protein sequence MSVDGLGVVFPGAGRAPDVHAVRDVSFTLDRGECLAIVGESGSGKSVTARSLVGLAGDRARVSARTLEFDGGDLTGLGERGWRRIRGGRIGLVLQDALVSLDPLRTVGAEIAEALLAHRDLPRAAVREEVLRLLDRAGVPEPEVRAGQYPHQLSGGLRQRALIASALAGDPDLLIADEPTTALDVTVQARVLDLLEKLKDEGTALLLISHDLAVVSRLADRVAVMYGGLLVEEGPTREVLDEPRHPYTRALAAAVPSAAARGTRLAPLRHAGEAASADGCPYAARCARADALCRSTAPPPAPLRCHHPESGPVLRVVGPAVSRGEAGERLLTVEHVAKAYGGRPAVKDASLTLDRGEALGIVGESGSGKTTLARIVLGLIAPDSGTVTFAGEPWSGLPERRRRPLRRRIQTIVQDPLGSFDPRHDTGTLLGEALALAGVPRAARSARAADLLDRVGLPATLVRRRPAELSGGQRQRVAIARALASEPELLVCDEPVSALDVSVQAQILDLLTALRADLSLALLFISHDLGVIQHISDRVAVMKDAEIVETEETGRLLVAPAHPYSRDLFAAVPSLAADPA
- a CDS encoding ABC transporter permease, with protein sequence MKTQAPARRARALRAGAARLAGVVAVLWGAATLAFLALALIPGDPVTILLGPFTTASQEIRDQIAADHGLDRPLHERYLAYLGRLVTGDLGESYQLQKPVSAVLGEAIGPTVALALTAVVLAVTIAIVSAVLTAGREGRLRGLATGWELIAVSLPSHWFGILLLTAFSFQLQLFPVVGGVGPQALVLPALTLALPIAGVLAQVLREGLEAALAQPFAVTARARGLSRRQVRLRHALRHAAAPLATLSGWLAGTLLGGAVIVETVFGRPGLGALALQSAMNKDMPVLIGIVLVSALVFVALSALIDAFHLLVDPRLRP
- a CDS encoding ABC transporter permease, whose protein sequence is MTNVLARPSIGITRASLRVRRPSLVLAVAVLVVLALAAAFPGLFTGKSPIEVDAALSLRPPGPGHWFGTDQLGRDQYARVVHGARASLLIGIGAIVFAVAAGALYGLASALLGRVADRILMGLTDILLALPQLLLALLALAVLGSGQVNVMVAISLAFLPGYARLMRAEARVVRTSGYVETSVTLGQGPVARAFRHVLPNALGPLLILASAGFGMSLIAASGLSFLGFGAEPPSPEWGVMLSEGRALLQSAWWLGVFPGAAITLTVVAVTITGRAAQARFTRRTAG